The Bartonella grahamii subsp. shimonis region GCTGTTTAATGGTTGTGATGGCTGTTGAGGGTGTAAATTTTGACACTGTGGATATTGATCAATTAAATTCTTTACACAACCAATTAAATACCCTTTTAAAAAATATCGCAGATGAACGGGTTGCTTTATATTCTCACATCATCCGCCGCCGTGAAACGATTTACCCAGAAGGTCATTTTCTTTCATCTTTTGCAACAACATTAGATGAAAAATATAAAAAGAAAATGGTTTCACAAGAACTGTATAGAAATGATCTGTTTATTTCACTACTTTGGAATCCGGCAGTAGATAAAACAGAACAACTAGTTTCATTTTTTCAGCGCTTGGGCAAAGCGAAGAAAACACAATCTGAACCCGATGAAGAAGCTATTCGTAAACTCGAAGAGTTAAGTCAAAATCTTATGCAAGGTTTGGAAGAATATGGAGTCCGTCTGCTATCAATCTATGAACATGAAGGAATTTTATTTTCTGAACAAAGTGAATTTCTCCACCAGCTAGTGGGGGGAAGACGTGAGCGTGTTCCTCTCACATTTGGAACTATTGCTTCAACGATTTACTCGGATCGTGTTATTTTTGGGAAAGAAATTATCGAAATTCGCCATGAAAGCAATGAACGTTTTGTGGGCATATTTGGATGGAAAGAATACCCTTCTAAAACACGCCCTGGTATGACTGATGGTTTGCTTACGGTACCATTTGAATTCATTTTAACACAATCCTTTGTCTTTAAAAGTAAGGCGGCTGCCAGTGCGATTATGAGCCGCAAGCAAAATCAAATGATCAATGCAGCCGACCGTGCTAGCTCACAAATTGATGCACTGGATGAAGCGCTAGATGATTTAGAATCAAACCGTTTTGTTTTGGGTGAACATCACATTTCTTTAGCTGTTTTTGCTGATCACCCCAAGATATTGACTGAGAACTTATCAAAAGCACGAGTCCATTTAACCAATGGGGGAGCCGTAATTGCCAGAGAAGATTTAGGATTGGAGGCTGCATGGTGGGCACAGCTTCCTGGAAACTTTAGCTATCGTGCCCGTTCAGGCGCCATTACTAGCAGAAACTTTGCCGCTTTATCACCCTTCCATTCTTTCCCCGTTGGCAAACTGAACGATAATGTTTGGGGAGCTGCTGTCGCATTACTAAAAACACAAGCTGGTTCACCTTACTATTTTAATTTTCATTATGGCGATCTTGGAAACACGTTTGTTTGTGGTCCATCGGGATCTGGTAAAACAGTGATTATTAATTTTCTTCTTGCACAATTACAAAAACACAATCCAACAATGGTTTTTTTTGATAAAGATCAAGGAGCGGAGATTTTTGTACGAGCTGGAGGAGGGAAATATAAACCTTTAAAAAATGGAAAACCCACAGGTATTGCTCCCTTAAAGGGCATGGAATACACCGAAAAAAATAAAATCTTTCTTCGTAATTGGATCTTAAAGCTGGTGACCGCTGAAGGGCAAATTGTAACAGAAGAAGAGCGACAAGATATCGCCAAAGCCATCGATTCTTTAGAAAACTTACCCCCAACACAACGCTCTCTTGGTGCCCTTCAACTGTTTTTTGACAACACATCAAAAGAAGGGATTGCCATACGACTGCAACGCTGGATTAGAGGCAATGATTTAGGATGGGTTTTTGATAATGATCAAGATGATCTCGATTTAAATGCGCAGTTTATTGGATATGACATGACCGATTTCTTAGACAATGAAGAAATTCGGCGTCCCTTAATGATGTATCTTTTTCACCGCATTCTTGATTTGATTGATGGGCGGCGCATTATTATTGTCGTTGATGAATTCTGGAAAGCTTTGGAAGATGATTCATTCAAAGCTTTTGCGCAAGATCGGCTAAAAACAATCCGTAAACAAAATGGCATGATGCTTTTTGCAACACAAAGCCCTAAAGATGCTTTGAACTCAACAATCGCGCATACAATTATTGAGCAATGCCCCACCCAAATATTTTTTCCAAATCAAAAAGCAAATTACAATGATTATGTTGAAGCTTTCAAACTCACTGAGCGTGAATTTGAGCTGATACAGTCAGAATTAAGCAGAGAATCCCGTCGTTTTCTCGTCAAACAAGGACAAAGTTCCGTCGTTGCAGAACTTAACTTACGTGGAATGAATGATGAGATCGCCGTTTTAAGCGGTACAACAAAAAACATTGAACTCATGAATGAAATTATCAACGAATATGGAGCTGCCCCTGACAAATGGCTGCCCATATTTTATCAAAGGAGAAAAAATCAATGAAAAAATATGGCTTAGTTACACTGTTATCTTTTTCTTTTATTTCTCATGCAATATCAGAAACGACACCCGATGCGGATGAATATTATAAGCAAGCACTCGAGAACACACAAAAATTAGATGCTGCAAAATCAGAAACAGCTGAAAGCATTTATAAGACTGCAGCTGATACTGCAAACAAAATTAAAGAAATAAAGAATCAACTTGAACAGATTAAATCAAAACCAGATACAAAACCCGAAGAATTGCAAGCCCTT contains the following coding sequences:
- a CDS encoding VirB4 family type IV secretion/conjugal transfer ATPase, which translates into the protein MSIMKRETLPEEYIPYIRYINQHVVALNSRCLMVVMAVEGVNFDTVDIDQLNSLHNQLNTLLKNIADERVALYSHIIRRRETIYPEGHFLSSFATTLDEKYKKKMVSQELYRNDLFISLLWNPAVDKTEQLVSFFQRLGKAKKTQSEPDEEAIRKLEELSQNLMQGLEEYGVRLLSIYEHEGILFSEQSEFLHQLVGGRRERVPLTFGTIASTIYSDRVIFGKEIIEIRHESNERFVGIFGWKEYPSKTRPGMTDGLLTVPFEFILTQSFVFKSKAAASAIMSRKQNQMINAADRASSQIDALDEALDDLESNRFVLGEHHISLAVFADHPKILTENLSKARVHLTNGGAVIAREDLGLEAAWWAQLPGNFSYRARSGAITSRNFAALSPFHSFPVGKLNDNVWGAAVALLKTQAGSPYYFNFHYGDLGNTFVCGPSGSGKTVIINFLLAQLQKHNPTMVFFDKDQGAEIFVRAGGGKYKPLKNGKPTGIAPLKGMEYTEKNKIFLRNWILKLVTAEGQIVTEEERQDIAKAIDSLENLPPTQRSLGALQLFFDNTSKEGIAIRLQRWIRGNDLGWVFDNDQDDLDLNAQFIGYDMTDFLDNEEIRRPLMMYLFHRILDLIDGRRIIIVVDEFWKALEDDSFKAFAQDRLKTIRKQNGMMLFATQSPKDALNSTIAHTIIEQCPTQIFFPNQKANYNDYVEAFKLTEREFELIQSELSRESRRFLVKQGQSSVVAELNLRGMNDEIAVLSGTTKNIELMNEIINEYGAAPDKWLPIFYQRRKNQ
- a CDS encoding type IV secretion system protein VirB5, encoding MKKYGLVTLLSFSFISHAISETTPDADEYYKQALENTQKLDAAKSETAESIYKTAADTANKIKEIKNQLEQIKSKPDTKPEELQALRQELQVKLSLLQADLHANVLKLQALDMIQARDTKTKEEMREEKEQQKHKNIATQLKEKEKALKEKLESTDTNVRL